Proteins co-encoded in one Malus sylvestris chromosome 9, drMalSylv7.2, whole genome shotgun sequence genomic window:
- the LOC126582561 gene encoding NADH dehydrogenase [ubiquinone] iron-sulfur protein 1, mitochondrial, whose product MGLGSLASRALRPTASRLLSSQNPGPFFSFHRAVSTTPELQNADQSAAAAQPDPPADLPPRTPVGGARVHFPNPEDAIEVFVDGYPVKIPKGFTVLQACEVAGVDIPRFCYHSRLSIAGNCRMCLVEVEKSPKPVASCAMPAMPGMKIKTDTPIAKKAREGVMEFLLMNHPLDCPICDQGGECDLQDQSMAFGSDRGRFTEVKRSVVDKNLGPLVKTVMTRCIQCTRCVRFATEVAGVQDLGMLGRGSGEEIGTYVEKLMTSELSGNVIDICPVGALTSKPFAFKARNWELKGTETIDVTDAVGSNIRIDSRGPEVLRIVPRLNEDINEEWISDKTRFCYDGLKRQRLNDPMIRGADGRFKPVSWRDALAVVAEMAHQVKPEEIVGVAGQLSDAESMMALKDFLNKMGSNNVWCEANGSNRDADLRSGYILNTSIAGLEKADAFLLVGTQPRVEAAIVNARIRKTVQATHAKVGYVGPPADFNYDHGHLGTGPQTLLEIAERRHPFSSVLANAKNPAIIVGAGVFERKDKDAIFSAVEAIGKYANVVRPDWNGFNVLLLKAAQAAALDLGLVPESGNSIESAKFVYLMGADDVSLEKVPSDAFVVYQGHHGDRGVYRANVILPAAAFSEKEGTYVNTEGCSQQTVPAVPTVGDARDDWKIIRALSEVAGVRLPYDTLGAIRSRIRTVAPNILQVDEREPATFPSSIKPESTQKVDSTPFGTAIENFYMTDSITRASKIMAQCSSLLLKK is encoded by the exons ATGGGGTTGGGATCGCTTGCTTCGAGGGCCCTGAGGCCCACAGCGTCAAGGCTCCTCAGCTCTCAGAACCCTGGACCATTCTTCTCCTTCCACAGGGCGGTCTCAACCACGCCGGAGCTCCAGAACGCCGACCAATCAGCGGCGGCGGCCCAGCCCGACCCCCCCGCAGATCTCCCTCCTCGGACCCCTGTGGGCGGGGCCCGTGTCCACTTCCCGAATCCCGAAGATGCCATCGAGGTCTTTGTCGATGGATACCCCGTCAAAATCCCCAAGGGATTTACTGTGTTGCAGGCCTGTGAGGTCGCCGGCGTTGACATCCCTAGATTCTGCTACCATAGCCGGTTGTCGATCGCCGGTAACTGCCGTATGTGCCTTGTTGAGGTTGAGAAGTCGCCGAAGCCCGTCGCCTCCTGTGCCATGCCTGCCATGCCTG GCATGAAAATTAAGACCGATACACCAATAGCAAAGAAGGCTCGAGAAGGGGTGATGGAGTTTCTGCTGATGAATCATCCCTTGGATTGTCCAATTTGCGATCAGGGAGGAGAATGTGATCTGCAGGATCAGTCTATGGCATTTGGATCTGATCGCGGCCGTTTTACTGAGGTGAAGAGATCCGTAGTTGATAAGAATCTTGGTCCTTTGGTGAAGACTGTAATGACTCGGTGTATTCAATGTACAAG GTGTGTCAGATTTGCAACTGAGGTTGCGGGGGTTCAGGACCTTGGCATGTTAGGTCGTGGCAGCGGAGAGGAAATTGGGACTTATGTCGAAAAACTTATGACAAGTGAGCTTTCCGGAAATGTGATAGATATCTGTCCAGTGGGAGCCCTAACCTCAAAACCGTTTGCATTTAAAGCTCGAAATTGGGAATTAAAGGGAACAGAGACCATTGATGTTACTGATGCTGTTGGATCCAACATTCGAATTGATAGCCGAGGTCCAGAGGTCTTGCGCATCGTCCCACGATTAAATGAG GACATAAATGAAGAATGGATATCAGACAAGACTCGTTTCTGTTATGATGGTCTGAAGAGGCAGAGGTTAAATGACCCTATGATTCGTGGTGCTGATGGGCGCTTTAAGCCTGTGAGCTGGCGGGATGCCCTCGCTGTAGTTGCCGAGATGGCTCATCAAGTTAAACCAGAGGAGATTGTTGGGGTTGCTGGCCAGCTATCTGATGCTGAGTCCATGATGGCACTGAAAGACTTCTTAAATAAAATGGGGTCAAACAATGTCTGGTGTGAAGCAAATGGTTCAAACCGTGACGCTGATCTTCGATCTGGATATATTCTGAATACTAGCATTGCTGGTCTGGAGAAAGCAGATGCTTTTCTGTTGGTTGGTACCCAG CCAAGGGTAGAAGCTGCTATCGTAAATGCTAGAATCCGGAAGACGGTGCAAGCTACCCACGCCAAGGTTGGGTATGTTGGCCCTCCAGCTGATTTCAACTATGATCACGGGCATCTTGGCACAGGCCCTCAGACACTTCTAGAAATTGCGGAGCGTCGTCACCCATTTTCCTCAGTCCTCGCAAATGCCAAAAACCCTGCTATCATTGTCGGTGCTGGGGTCTTTGAGAGGAAAGACAAGGATGCAATTTTTTCTGCTGTTGAAGCCATTGGAAAATACGCTAATGTTGTAAGGCCTGATTGGAATGGATTCAATGTACTGCTTCTCAAAGCCGCCCAGGCTGCAGCACTTGACCTTGGACTTGTGCCAGAATCTGGAAACAGCATCGAGTCTGCAAAGTTTGTTTACCTGATGGGCGCTGATGATGTCAGCTTGGAGAAGGTTCCAAGTGATGcatttgtggtttatcaagggcATCATGGGGACCGGGGTGTGTATCGTGCTAATGTCATCCTTCCTGCGGCAGCATTCAGTGAAAAGGAAGGGACATATGTAAACACTGAAGGGTGCTCTCAGCAAACAGTACCTGCAGTTCCGACTGTCGGTGATGCCAGGGATGACTGGAAAATTATTCGGGCTCTATCTGAGGTGGCAGGTGTACGGCTGCCATATGATACACTTGGGGCCATCCGATCGCGGATTAGGACAGTGGCACCAAACATTTTGCAAGTAGACGAGAGAGAGCCAGCTACCTTTCCATCATCGATTAAACCTGAGTCCACTCAAAAGGTGGATTCGACCCCATTTGGGACTGCTATCGAGAATTTCTATATGACTGATTCGATCACAAGAGCTTCAAAGATAATGGCACAATGCAGTTCATTGCTCCTGAAGAAGTGA